Proteins encoded in a region of the Isoalcanivorax pacificus W11-5 genome:
- a CDS encoding efflux RND transporter permease subunit has translation MTKTLFALYQRLVLQHPVIWVLLALLVSGYAAWESRHFRLDASADSLILENDKALEFYREVSKRYGGSEFLIITYEPTQSALFSREALSDLATLQGRLAELPRVASVYSMLDVPLLFSPQVRFSDLANGYSTLRDEDANLSLAKEEFTGGSPLYRDLLVNRDGDTTALLINFERDATYYELLNRRNALRDQERAGELDNAGAQQLARANREFSDYSAKRQAESAAEIATIRAIMDQHRDSAQLFLGGAPMIASDAVGFVRSDLEVFGIGVTLFLILALLVIFRRLRWIALPMLCCGLTVLWVSGWLGLMDWKVTVISSNFVSLLLIITMSMTIHLIVRYRELQAEQPDADQPALVRDTMGHMLRPVIYTSLTTMVAFASLVFSGIRPVIDFGWMMTIGIGLALVLCLVLFPAVLALLPKQPPQTLRDFTRRATLRISDFNRGHGIKLLVGCALVVIVSLIGTSRLTVENRFIDYFQKDTEIYQGMVEIDRNLGGTTPLDIVIDAPAGHQPRVLEDDPFADPFAGGFGDEGSDDFGDDPFADPFAATQQADPLENAYWYTPQRLEQLLEIQHYLESLPETGKVLSIASTYEVAKMINNGPLSYVDLMLLASFVPEDLRGQLVRPYLSEDGNQVRISVRVIDSDKNLNRNDLLQKIQHDLQQNFDLAPEQVKLTGAMVLYNNMLQSLFDSQIKTLGFVFLAIFVMFLVLFRSPGISLIAMLPNLFSAAFILGLMGWIGLPLDIMTITIAAITIGIAVDDSIHYIHRFREEFPKDQDYLATMRRCHGSIGTAIYYTSLTIIAGFSILVVSNFNPTVYFGALTSLAMLVALLANLTLLPAMLVTVKPKIPPV, from the coding sequence GTGACCAAAACCCTGTTTGCGCTGTACCAGCGCCTGGTTCTGCAACACCCCGTCATCTGGGTGCTCCTGGCGCTGCTGGTGTCCGGTTACGCCGCCTGGGAAAGCCGCCACTTCCGGCTGGATGCCTCCGCCGACTCGCTGATCCTGGAAAATGACAAGGCGCTGGAATTCTACCGCGAAGTGTCGAAGCGCTACGGCGGCAGTGAATTTCTGATCATCACCTATGAACCGACACAGAGCGCCCTGTTCAGCCGCGAGGCCCTGTCTGATCTCGCCACGCTGCAAGGCCGCCTGGCCGAACTGCCCCGGGTGGCGTCGGTGTATTCCATGCTCGACGTGCCGCTGCTGTTCAGCCCGCAGGTGCGCTTCAGCGACCTGGCCAACGGCTACAGCACGCTGCGCGACGAAGACGCGAATCTGTCACTGGCGAAAGAGGAATTTACCGGCGGCAGCCCGCTGTACCGGGATCTGCTGGTCAACCGCGATGGCGACACCACCGCGCTGCTGATCAATTTCGAACGTGACGCAACCTATTATGAGTTGCTCAATCGCCGCAATGCGCTCCGCGATCAGGAACGGGCCGGGGAACTGGACAACGCCGGTGCGCAGCAACTGGCCCGCGCCAACCGCGAATTCAGCGACTATTCAGCCAAACGCCAGGCCGAAAGCGCCGCAGAGATTGCCACCATCCGCGCCATCATGGATCAGCACCGCGACAGCGCGCAGCTGTTTCTCGGCGGTGCGCCAATGATTGCCTCGGACGCCGTCGGTTTCGTACGCAGTGACCTGGAAGTGTTCGGCATCGGCGTCACGCTGTTCCTGATCCTGGCACTGCTGGTGATCTTCCGCCGCCTGCGCTGGATCGCCCTGCCGATGCTCTGTTGTGGCCTGACCGTGCTGTGGGTTTCCGGCTGGCTCGGCCTGATGGACTGGAAAGTGACCGTGATCAGCTCGAACTTCGTCTCGCTGCTGCTGATCATCACCATGTCCATGACCATCCACCTGATCGTGCGCTACCGGGAACTTCAGGCCGAACAGCCGGACGCCGACCAGCCGGCCCTGGTGCGCGACACCATGGGCCACATGCTGCGCCCGGTGATCTACACCAGCCTGACGACCATGGTCGCGTTCGCCTCGCTGGTGTTCAGCGGCATCCGCCCGGTGATCGACTTCGGCTGGATGATGACCATCGGCATCGGCCTGGCACTGGTACTGTGCCTGGTGCTGTTCCCGGCGGTCCTGGCACTGCTGCCAAAACAGCCGCCGCAGACACTGCGCGATTTCACTCGCCGCGCCACCTTGCGCATTTCCGATTTCAATCGTGGCCACGGCATCAAGCTGCTGGTCGGCTGCGCCCTGGTGGTGATCGTATCGCTGATCGGCACCAGCCGCCTGACGGTGGAAAACCGCTTCATCGATTACTTCCAGAAAGACACCGAAATCTATCAGGGCATGGTCGAGATCGACCGCAACCTGGGCGGCACCACGCCGCTGGACATCGTCATTGATGCCCCCGCCGGCCATCAGCCGCGTGTACTGGAAGATGATCCGTTTGCCGATCCGTTCGCGGGGGGCTTTGGTGACGAGGGCTCTGACGACTTTGGCGACGATCCCTTCGCCGATCCGTTTGCCGCAACACAACAGGCCGACCCGCTGGAAAACGCCTACTGGTACACCCCGCAACGGCTGGAGCAGTTGCTGGAGATCCAGCACTACCTGGAATCGCTGCCGGAAACCGGCAAGGTGCTGTCCATCGCCTCGACCTACGAAGTGGCGAAGATGATCAACAATGGTCCGCTCAGTTACGTGGACCTGATGCTGCTGGCCAGTTTCGTGCCGGAAGACCTGCGCGGGCAACTGGTGCGGCCGTATCTGTCCGAAGACGGCAATCAGGTGCGCATCAGCGTACGGGTGATCGATTCCGACAAGAACCTGAACCGCAACGACCTGCTGCAGAAAATCCAGCACGACCTGCAGCAGAACTTCGATCTGGCGCCAGAGCAGGTCAAACTGACCGGTGCCATGGTGCTCTACAACAACATGCTGCAAAGCCTGTTCGACTCGCAGATCAAGACGCTTGGTTTCGTGTTTCTGGCGATTTTCGTGATGTTCCTGGTGCTGTTCCGCTCACCAGGCATTTCGCTGATCGCCATGCTGCCGAACCTGTTCAGCGCGGCGTTCATCCTCGGCCTGATGGGCTGGATCGGTCTGCCGCTGGACATCATGACCATCACCATCGCCGCCATCACCATCGGCATCGCCGTGGACGACTCGATCCACTACATCCACCGTTTCCGCGAGGAATTCCCGAAAGACCAGGACTACCTGGCCACCATGCGCCGCTGCCACGGCTCCATCGGCACAGCGATCTACTACACCTCGCTGACCATCATTGCCGGTTTCTCGATCCTGGTGGTGTCAAACTTCAATCCGACGGTCTATTTCGGGGCACTCACCAGCCTGGCCATGCTGGTGGCGCTGCTGGCGAACCTGACGCTGCTGCCGGCCATGCTGGTGACGGTGAAACCGAAAATTCCGCCCGTCTGA
- the grxD gene encoding Grx4 family monothiol glutaredoxin, producing the protein MDDVMEVIREQIEKNPVILYMKGSPQFPQCGFSARAVEVMTAIGKPFAYVNILEAPEIRANLPKYGNWPTFPQLWVKGELIGGSDIILEMHRSGELGPMVEDATAA; encoded by the coding sequence ATGGACGACGTAATGGAAGTGATCCGCGAGCAGATCGAGAAGAACCCGGTGATCCTGTACATGAAGGGCTCGCCGCAGTTCCCGCAGTGCGGTTTCTCGGCGCGCGCGGTGGAAGTGATGACCGCGATCGGCAAGCCATTTGCCTATGTGAACATTCTCGAAGCCCCGGAGATTCGCGCCAATTTGCCGAAGTACGGCAACTGGCCGACCTTCCCGCAGTTGTGGGTGAAGGGCGAGCTGATCGGCGGCAGCGACATCATCCTGGAAATGCACCGCAGCGGTGAGCTGGGGCCGATGGTGGAAGACGCCACCGCAGCCTGA
- a CDS encoding TonB-dependent receptor family protein — protein MRIRHLAAASGLAVLGLSEFASATSTDPSRQPARLDRVEIVEDPNDPRKMSGSVYVVSEEDLEKFEHTDIHRILRDVPGVYFQEEDGLGLRPNIGIRGSGSGRNEKISVMEDGILVAPAPYAAPAAYYFPTAGRMRGVEVLKGPETLLYGPFTVGGALNLLSTSIPEQASGMLNAEVGAFGTQKLHGHYGATEGQWGLLLETYQKQVDGFQDIDRSDRGTGYDTQDYVAKLRWRSAADAAFAQQVDIKAQYSDEYSDQSYIGLTEADFRRDSTRRYGLTERDRMENRHKGFSLRHQIAFGLDTVLASTVYRNETARNWYKVDRINGQSISAFLNSANNGNAAAQAALDGSADVAGIQIKANDRSYTAQGVQFELSQALFTGEVRHDVVTGVRWHQDEVDRFQPVDVFDQINGSLVYQSSIAPTGSNNALEDANAFSAWLMDHITLGDLRLTTALRYEDINTRLRQYGDPGRTVISTRRSNNVNKLTAGLGATYALDEVWTLLAGVHQGFAPAGAGADRGNEGEESLNYELGARFRDGSRGMDAILFYSDYRNAVQNCSVAVPCAGGATTGSTQQGEADVYGLELALTADLYSQGAYRVPGRLAYTYTRNKITKSSDDGSVLYGDNLSYLPEHVASATVGLEHSAGWKAYASLSYVSSMCIDNQCDREYGIVRPSNRLFETDSYVTVDLAAAYPLTPAAEVYVKVDNVFDEEKIVARSPAGARVNMPRYVGAGVRLSF, from the coding sequence ATGCGTATCCGTCACCTCGCGGCGGCCTCCGGGCTGGCTGTGTTGGGCTTGTCTGAATTTGCCAGCGCCACCTCCACCGACCCCTCCCGCCAGCCAGCGCGGCTGGACCGGGTCGAGATCGTCGAAGACCCGAATGATCCCCGCAAAATGTCCGGCTCGGTGTATGTCGTGAGTGAGGAAGACCTGGAAAAGTTCGAGCACACGGATATTCACCGCATCCTGCGTGATGTGCCCGGGGTTTATTTCCAGGAGGAAGATGGCCTGGGCCTGCGGCCGAACATCGGCATTCGCGGCTCCGGCAGCGGTCGTAACGAAAAGATCTCGGTGATGGAGGACGGCATCCTGGTGGCGCCGGCGCCTTATGCCGCCCCGGCGGCGTATTATTTCCCCACCGCCGGGCGCATGCGCGGCGTGGAAGTGCTGAAAGGGCCGGAGACGCTTCTGTACGGACCGTTCACCGTTGGCGGTGCATTGAACCTGCTGTCCACGTCGATCCCCGAGCAGGCCAGCGGCATGCTCAATGCGGAAGTGGGCGCCTTCGGCACGCAGAAACTGCATGGCCATTACGGTGCGACAGAAGGGCAGTGGGGCCTGTTGCTGGAGACCTATCAGAAGCAGGTTGATGGCTTTCAGGACATCGACCGCTCCGACCGCGGTACCGGCTATGACACACAGGACTATGTCGCCAAGCTGCGCTGGCGCAGTGCCGCCGACGCGGCGTTTGCCCAGCAGGTGGATATCAAGGCGCAGTATTCGGATGAGTATTCCGACCAGTCCTATATCGGGCTCACGGAGGCGGATTTCCGGCGCGACAGTACCCGCCGCTATGGTCTGACGGAACGGGACCGGATGGAAAACCGCCACAAGGGCTTTTCATTGCGGCACCAGATTGCGTTCGGGTTGGATACCGTGCTGGCCAGCACGGTGTACCGCAACGAGACCGCCCGTAACTGGTACAAGGTCGATCGCATTAACGGCCAGAGCATCAGCGCCTTCCTGAACAGCGCCAACAATGGTAATGCGGCGGCGCAGGCGGCGCTGGACGGCAGTGCGGATGTGGCGGGTATCCAGATCAAGGCCAACGACCGCAGCTATACTGCCCAGGGCGTGCAGTTCGAACTGAGCCAGGCGCTGTTCACCGGCGAGGTGCGCCATGATGTAGTCACCGGTGTGCGCTGGCACCAGGACGAAGTGGACCGTTTCCAGCCGGTGGATGTGTTCGACCAGATCAATGGCAGCCTCGTTTACCAGAGCAGCATTGCGCCCACCGGCAGCAATAATGCGCTGGAGGATGCCAATGCGTTTTCCGCCTGGCTGATGGACCACATCACCCTGGGCGACCTGCGCCTGACGACGGCGCTGCGCTATGAGGACATCAATACCCGTCTGCGCCAGTATGGCGATCCAGGCCGCACCGTGATCAGCACCCGTCGCAGCAATAACGTGAACAAGCTGACCGCCGGCCTGGGCGCTACCTACGCGCTGGATGAAGTCTGGACGTTGCTGGCCGGTGTGCATCAGGGTTTTGCACCCGCCGGTGCCGGTGCTGACCGTGGCAACGAAGGTGAGGAAAGCCTCAACTATGAGTTGGGCGCGCGCTTCCGCGACGGCAGCCGTGGCATGGACGCGATCCTGTTCTACAGTGATTACCGGAATGCCGTGCAGAACTGTTCCGTCGCGGTCCCCTGTGCAGGCGGTGCCACCACCGGCAGTACTCAGCAGGGCGAGGCGGATGTATATGGCCTGGAACTGGCGCTGACTGCCGATCTGTACAGTCAGGGGGCCTACAGGGTACCGGGTCGGCTGGCCTACACCTACACCCGCAACAAGATCACCAAGAGCTCGGATGACGGCTCGGTGCTGTACGGTGACAACCTGTCGTACCTGCCAGAGCATGTTGCTTCCGCCACGGTGGGCCTGGAGCACAGTGCGGGCTGGAAGGCCTACGCCAGCCTGAGCTACGTCAGCAGTATGTGCATCGATAACCAGTGTGACCGTGAATACGGCATCGTCCGGCCGAGCAACCGCCTGTTTGAGACCGACAGCTACGTCACGGTGGACCTGGCTGCCGCCTACCCGCTGACCCCGGCCGCCGAGGTCTATGTGAAGGTGGATAATGTGTTCGACGAGGAGAAGATCGTCGCCCGCAGCCCGGCCGGGGCACGGGTGAACATGCCGCGCTACGTGGGCGCGGGCGTGCGGCTGAGCTTCTGA